In a single window of the Rhizobium tropici CIAT 899 genome:
- a CDS encoding efflux RND transporter permease subunit, with the protein MKKFNLSDWALEHRSLVWYFMIVFILAGAFSYVGLGREEDPDFTIKTMIIQAQWPGASAEEVTKQVTDRIEKKLEELDSLDYTRSETVAGKTTIFVELLPTTKARDVNAIWMRVRNMIGDIKGDFPSGVVGPFFNDTFGDVYGNIYAFTSDGLTQRQLRDLVETARAKVLTVANVGKVDIIGAQDEAIYLEFSTRKIAALGLNQQSVIDTLQAQNAVTQSGFVDAGPERIALRVSGQFTSEESLRSINLRVNDRFFPLTDVATIKRGYVDPPSSLFRYNGQPAIGLAIGMKTGANLLEFGKALDKEIEQVTADLPIGVDVQRVSDQPAVVDEAVSGFTRALFEAIVIVLAISFISLGVRAGLVVAISIPLVLAITFLVMAYCNISMQRISLGALIIALGLLVDDAMIAVEMMVARLEVGDDLRKAATYVYTSTAFPMLTGTLVTVAGFIPVGLNTSAAGEFTFTLFVVIAVSLLVSWIVAVLFTPLLGVSILPKTMKSHHEQKGRFTRFFAWLLRAALRWRWVTIAATVAAFALSIGGMSLVQQQFFPSSDRPELIVDWNLPQNSSISETNKQMARFEREMLANNKDIDHWTSYVGQGAPRFILSFDVQTPDVSFGQTVIVTKGLDVRDKVKAELQDYLTKTFPGTDAFVKLLDIGPPVGKPVQYRVSGPDIQKVRDISQKFAGIVGQHPLLSNMTFDWNEPSRVVKVDVLQDKARQLGVSSQDIATALNSIVEGSSATQIRDDIYLIDVIGRAQTSERGSIETLQNLQLGGSNGKSVPLSAVANFHYELEQPTIWRRTRIPTITIKAAVVGPTQPATIVNELQPKVDEFRKTLPSGYRIVDGGSVEESAKAQGPIVAVAPLMLFIMATILMIQLQSFSRLFLVFAVAPTALIGVVAALLFSNAPMGFVAILGILALIGILIRNSVILVVQIEHLRSEGVPAWQAVIEATEHRMRPIMLTAAAATLALIPISREIFWGPMAYAMMGGIVVGTVLTLLFLPALYVAWFRIPRDDAQH; encoded by the coding sequence GTGAAGAAATTCAACCTGTCCGACTGGGCGCTCGAACATCGTTCGCTCGTCTGGTATTTCATGATTGTCTTCATTCTGGCCGGCGCGTTTTCCTATGTCGGTCTCGGCCGCGAAGAAGACCCCGACTTTACCATCAAGACGATGATCATTCAGGCGCAATGGCCTGGTGCGTCAGCCGAGGAGGTGACCAAACAGGTCACCGACCGTATCGAAAAGAAGCTCGAGGAGCTGGATTCGCTCGATTATACCAGGAGCGAGACGGTTGCCGGCAAGACGACCATTTTCGTCGAGCTTCTGCCCACGACCAAAGCCAGGGATGTCAACGCCATCTGGATGCGGGTCCGCAACATGATCGGCGACATCAAGGGGGATTTTCCGAGCGGTGTCGTCGGACCGTTTTTCAACGACACTTTCGGTGACGTCTATGGCAATATCTACGCTTTTACCAGCGATGGACTGACACAGCGACAGCTTCGTGATCTCGTCGAGACTGCGCGCGCAAAGGTGCTGACGGTCGCAAATGTCGGCAAGGTCGACATCATCGGTGCGCAGGACGAGGCCATCTATCTCGAATTTTCTACACGGAAAATCGCAGCCCTCGGACTTAACCAGCAGTCCGTCATCGACACGCTGCAGGCGCAGAATGCCGTCACCCAGTCCGGTTTCGTCGATGCCGGTCCCGAGCGTATCGCCTTGCGGGTCAGCGGCCAGTTCACGTCCGAGGAAAGCCTCAGATCGATCAATCTTCGCGTCAACGACCGCTTCTTCCCGTTGACCGACGTCGCGACGATCAAGCGCGGCTATGTCGATCCCCCCTCGTCGCTGTTCAGATATAACGGTCAGCCGGCGATCGGGCTTGCCATCGGCATGAAGACTGGGGCGAATCTCCTTGAATTCGGCAAGGCGCTCGACAAGGAGATCGAGCAGGTGACGGCCGATCTTCCCATCGGCGTGGATGTCCAGCGCGTTTCCGATCAGCCTGCCGTCGTCGACGAGGCCGTGTCGGGCTTCACGCGCGCGCTGTTCGAGGCGATCGTCATCGTGCTTGCGATCAGCTTCATCAGCCTCGGCGTCCGGGCAGGGCTCGTGGTGGCCATCTCCATTCCGCTCGTGCTCGCGATCACCTTCCTCGTGATGGCCTATTGCAATATTTCCATGCAGCGTATTTCGCTCGGCGCGCTGATCATCGCCCTTGGCCTTCTCGTCGATGACGCGATGATCGCGGTTGAAATGATGGTTGCCCGACTGGAAGTGGGCGATGATCTGAGAAAGGCTGCGACATACGTCTATACCTCGACCGCCTTCCCGATGCTGACCGGTACGCTCGTGACCGTCGCAGGCTTCATCCCGGTCGGCCTCAATACCAGCGCCGCCGGTGAATTCACCTTCACCCTCTTCGTGGTCATTGCCGTTTCGCTCCTGGTTTCATGGATCGTTGCAGTCCTGTTCACGCCGTTGCTCGGCGTTTCGATCCTTCCGAAAACCATGAAATCCCATCATGAGCAGAAAGGTCGTTTTACCCGGTTCTTTGCATGGCTCTTGCGTGCCGCCCTGCGTTGGCGCTGGGTTACGATCGCCGCAACGGTTGCAGCCTTCGCTCTTTCCATCGGCGGGATGAGCCTTGTGCAGCAGCAGTTTTTCCCGTCCTCCGACAGGCCGGAACTGATCGTCGACTGGAACCTGCCGCAGAACAGCTCGATTTCGGAGACGAACAAGCAGATGGCCAGGTTCGAACGCGAGATGCTGGCCAACAACAAGGATATCGATCACTGGACGAGTTATGTCGGCCAGGGCGCTCCCCGTTTCATCCTGTCCTTTGACGTGCAGACGCCCGATGTCTCGTTCGGTCAGACCGTGATCGTCACCAAGGGGCTCGATGTTCGTGACAAGGTCAAAGCCGAACTGCAGGATTATCTGACGAAGACCTTCCCCGGAACCGATGCTTTCGTGAAGCTGCTCGACATCGGCCCCCCGGTCGGCAAGCCGGTGCAGTACCGGGTCAGCGGGCCTGACATCCAGAAGGTCAGGGATATTTCCCAGAAATTCGCCGGTATCGTCGGTCAGCATCCTCTATTGTCCAACATGACCTTCGACTGGAACGAACCGTCGCGCGTGGTCAAGGTCGATGTCCTTCAGGACAAGGCACGGCAGCTGGGAGTCTCCTCGCAGGATATTGCAACGGCACTGAACAGCATCGTCGAGGGATCGTCGGCCACGCAGATCCGGGATGATATCTATCTCATCGACGTGATCGGCCGAGCGCAGACTTCCGAGCGAGGTTCGATCGAGACGCTGCAGAACCTCCAGCTTGGTGGTTCCAATGGCAAATCCGTACCGTTGTCCGCGGTTGCGAATTTCCATTACGAGCTGGAGCAGCCGACGATTTGGCGGCGCACCCGCATACCGACCATTACCATCAAGGCTGCCGTGGTCGGACCGACGCAGCCGGCGACGATCGTCAACGAATTGCAGCCGAAGGTCGACGAGTTCCGCAAGACACTCCCAAGCGGCTACCGCATCGTCGATGGCGGTTCGGTCGAGGAGAGCGCCAAAGCGCAGGGGCCGATCGTGGCGGTAGCGCCGCTGATGCTGTTCATCATGGCGACGATCCTGATGATCCAGCTGCAAAGCTTCAGCAGGCTGTTTCTGGTGTTTGCTGTTGCTCCCACAGCGCTTATCGGTGTGGTTGCCGCACTTCTCTTCAGCAACGCGCCTATGGGGTTCGTCGCAATCCTTGGCATACTTGCTCTCATAGGTATCCTGATCCGCAACTCGGTGATCCTTGTCGTGCAGATCGAGCACCTTCGAAGCGAGGGTGTGCCGGCCTGGCAAGCGGTCATCGAGGCAACGGAGCATCGAATGCGGCCCATCATGCTGACGGCGGCTGCCGCAACGCTCGCGCTGATCCCGATCTCCAGGGAGATATTCTGGGGCCCCATGGCCTATGCGATGATGGGCGGCATCGTCGTCGGTACGGTTCTGACGCTGCTCTTCCTCCCGGCACTCTATGTTGCCTGGTTCCGAATTCCTCGCGACGACGCGCAACACTGA
- a CDS encoding alpha/beta hydrolase: protein MQKVGRRGFAGSVRPVACVQRSLTSFALKRSGLSVLISLSVLAGCAGRLENVLQPVATAGPGTSTVDMMVATTRQPTDKPGELYSGERGTAISLNDIVVSIPPDRNRKIGEVQWPSHVPANPEKEFAVLKVGKVASERNIFDWFGKNRNAKRQVVIFVHGFNNTYADAVFRFAQIMHDSGTDAAPILFTWPSRGNVFDYLYDKESTNFSRRALEDMILQAAKSPDVGEVTILAHSMGSWLTAEALRGVAMRNKTIPSKVKNVILASPDIDIDVFRRQMIEMGVQRPHFTIFSSTKDKALQVSRWLSGGVNRVGGFDSTPYAADLAKLGITVVDTSAVKPDDALGHNTFADNRDMVQLLGRRLAGQSLDAGQVSLADRVGIAAVRTADLAGSAAKVAVAAPMSIISDDARQVLKQQLSSGSSPIVDGRISY, encoded by the coding sequence ATGCAGAAGGTTGGACGAAGGGGCTTTGCCGGCAGCGTTCGTCCCGTTGCCTGCGTACAGCGCAGCTTGACCTCATTTGCTCTCAAGCGATCTGGCCTTTCCGTTCTGATCTCCCTGTCGGTCTTGGCCGGCTGCGCGGGGCGGCTGGAGAATGTTCTCCAGCCGGTCGCAACGGCGGGACCAGGCACCAGCACCGTGGACATGATGGTGGCGACGACACGCCAGCCGACCGACAAACCAGGCGAGCTTTATTCCGGCGAACGTGGAACGGCGATTTCTCTCAACGATATCGTCGTTTCCATTCCTCCCGATCGAAATCGCAAGATCGGCGAAGTGCAATGGCCATCGCATGTACCGGCCAATCCCGAGAAAGAGTTTGCTGTCCTGAAAGTCGGAAAGGTGGCATCGGAGCGCAACATTTTCGACTGGTTCGGCAAGAACCGCAATGCCAAGCGCCAGGTCGTCATCTTCGTGCACGGCTTCAACAATACCTATGCCGACGCCGTCTTCCGCTTCGCGCAGATCATGCATGATTCCGGAACGGATGCTGCACCGATCCTCTTCACCTGGCCTTCGCGCGGCAACGTTTTCGACTATCTCTACGACAAGGAAAGCACGAATTTCTCGCGACGAGCGCTCGAAGATATGATCCTGCAGGCTGCCAAAAGTCCCGATGTCGGTGAGGTGACGATCCTTGCTCACTCCATGGGATCGTGGTTGACGGCGGAAGCGTTGCGCGGCGTTGCCATGCGCAACAAGACAATTCCGTCAAAGGTGAAGAATGTCATCCTCGCATCGCCCGATATCGATATCGACGTCTTCCGCCGCCAGATGATCGAGATGGGCGTGCAACGACCGCACTTTACGATTTTTTCCTCCACCAAAGACAAGGCGCTGCAGGTTTCGCGGTGGCTCTCCGGTGGCGTCAATCGGGTCGGCGGCTTCGATTCGACACCCTATGCGGCAGACTTGGCCAAGCTCGGGATCACGGTCGTCGATACGAGCGCCGTAAAGCCCGACGACGCGCTGGGCCACAATACCTTTGCGGACAATCGCGACATGGTCCAACTGCTCGGACGGCGGCTGGCGGGGCAGTCATTGGACGCTGGACAGGTCTCGCTTGCGGATAGGGTAGGCATTGCGGCCGTGCGAACCGCGGATCTGGCGGGCTCGGCGGCAAAGGTCGCAGTCGCAGCTCCGATGTCGATCATCAGCGACGATGCGAGGCAGGTTTTGAAACAGCAGCTTTCCTCGGGATCGTCGCCAATCGTCGATGGGCGAATTTCCTACTGA
- a CDS encoding DUF805 domain-containing protein — protein MGFTEAVRTVLKQKYATFSGRAARSEFWWFQLFVTLLFLVYGLIGGFLAGFLSNNQNGPSALTILVIGIGGIIGLALLLPMISLQVRRFHDRNISGWWYLGLAVLGLIPYVGFLTGIAFFVINVLPGTVGPNKFGADPLRPEARAAVFA, from the coding sequence ATGGGATTTACTGAAGCTGTTCGGACTGTTCTGAAACAAAAATATGCTACATTTTCCGGTAGAGCTGCTCGTTCGGAATTCTGGTGGTTTCAGCTCTTCGTCACATTGCTGTTCCTGGTGTATGGATTGATCGGCGGCTTCCTCGCTGGGTTTCTTTCAAACAACCAAAATGGACCTTCCGCGCTGACAATTCTTGTCATTGGTATCGGTGGGATAATCGGGCTTGCCTTGCTGTTGCCGATGATCTCGCTTCAGGTCCGGCGCTTCCACGATCGCAACATATCCGGCTGGTGGTATCTTGGCCTGGCTGTTTTGGGTCTGATTCCATATGTCGGCTTTCTTACCGGGATCGCGTTCTTCGTCATCAACGTGCTGCCCGGCACTGTGGGTCCAAACAAGTTCGGCGCGGATCCCCTTCGCCCGGAGGCGAGAGCGGCGGTGTTTGCCTGA
- a CDS encoding DUF4350 domain-containing protein: MRKFGPILFLVLLLGLAALAVFGLSREADYDRSPLGSKGLQVWMQAKGIPVVRADAHTTRASSEFSLRIVPLPIVQTDAATTQEGGKKEAGNLAPWIYEARLYELPTLIILPKWRGSVLDDEVARESALVPFSDINSELNRADLSNLYLKRLGPEFEEAPQTLEPGQTQKIKLYRAQVFDRSTIPDQCEEIAGIDAGALVLRCEDDYLVYVLSDPDLMNNHGLALGDNAAFALSLIKELRGTDATKPVYLDTSGKLLDSEKPVDEGRTYERSTSDLARFFAYPLSVIWGAILLVAALCFWRGAYRFGPALSEAAGNIEISKTAAIEATARLLRLSGNDGRMAAQFVQHLLADKAALLFGPGSANQAGIDRMFQRLALRDRASAEALQSTAKALVERGDVMTRSDLHRNLETFRKLLGSIEFGSR; encoded by the coding sequence ATGCGTAAGTTTGGCCCGATCCTGTTTCTGGTGTTACTGCTTGGCCTTGCCGCGCTGGCGGTTTTCGGCCTGTCGCGGGAAGCCGACTATGATCGCTCGCCCCTCGGCAGCAAGGGACTGCAGGTGTGGATGCAGGCCAAGGGAATACCGGTCGTTCGAGCCGATGCGCATACGACGCGGGCAAGTTCCGAATTCTCCTTGCGCATCGTGCCTTTGCCGATCGTCCAGACGGATGCGGCCACGACACAGGAAGGTGGGAAAAAAGAAGCGGGAAATCTGGCGCCCTGGATCTACGAAGCAAGGCTCTACGAGCTTCCGACGCTGATCATCTTGCCGAAATGGCGTGGCAGCGTGCTGGACGATGAGGTCGCGCGCGAATCGGCGCTGGTGCCTTTTTCCGACATCAACAGCGAACTTAACAGGGCCGACCTTTCAAATCTGTATCTCAAGCGGCTTGGCCCCGAGTTCGAGGAAGCACCGCAAACCCTGGAGCCGGGGCAGACACAAAAGATCAAGCTGTATCGCGCCCAGGTCTTCGACCGCTCCACCATTCCGGATCAATGTGAGGAGATTGCCGGCATCGATGCCGGCGCGCTGGTCCTGCGATGCGAGGACGATTACCTCGTCTATGTCCTGTCTGATCCGGATCTCATGAACAATCATGGCCTGGCGCTCGGCGACAACGCCGCTTTCGCCCTCTCCTTGATCAAGGAGTTGCGCGGTACGGACGCAACGAAGCCGGTCTATCTGGACACCAGCGGTAAACTGCTCGACAGCGAGAAGCCCGTGGACGAGGGGCGTACCTATGAGCGTTCCACGAGCGATCTGGCGCGCTTCTTTGCCTATCCGTTGTCGGTCATCTGGGGGGCGATCCTGCTTGTTGCTGCCCTATGCTTCTGGCGCGGAGCCTATCGCTTCGGGCCGGCTCTGAGCGAGGCTGCAGGCAATATTGAAATCTCGAAGACAGCCGCAATCGAAGCCACGGCGCGGTTGTTGCGTCTGTCGGGCAATGACGGGCGGATGGCCGCCCAATTCGTGCAACATCTGCTTGCCGACAAGGCTGCGTTGCTTTTCGGGCCGGGGTCAGCAAACCAGGCCGGCATCGACCGGATGTTTCAGCGCCTGGCCCTTCGGGATCGGGCATCGGCTGAAGCTCTGCAATCGACGGCCAAGGCGCTCGTCGAGCGCGGCGATGTCATGACGCGGTCAGATCTGCATCGCAATCTCGAAACATTCAGGAAATTGCTGGGGAGCATTGAGTTTGGATCTAGGTGA
- a CDS encoding AAA family ATPase: MDLGEFRNLVATVRGEIAKAVQGQDALIDLVLISIFARGHCLVEGPPGTAKTLLARSVSAVMDLEYRRIQFTPDLMPGDVLGINLFNFQTNQFHLTKGPVFTDILLADEINRAPPKTQSALLQAMNERIVTIDGTDYSLGPDFFVLATQNPIEQQGTYPLPEAQLDRFLFKLVVDFPDRNTEIAILAKHAGQALNTDVRNAGIQPLVSSAILAEGRRLIDGIHLDSTILTYVVDLVRATRSDPDILHGASTRAADALASAVRVRAAFEGRDYGLPDDVQALLVPALRHRIVLSPAAEIDGRTADDVLRNIKNRVDAPR, translated from the coding sequence TTGGATCTAGGTGAATTTCGCAATCTCGTCGCCACGGTTCGTGGTGAAATTGCCAAGGCGGTGCAAGGCCAGGACGCGCTGATCGATCTCGTCCTGATCTCGATTTTTGCGCGCGGCCACTGCCTGGTCGAAGGTCCGCCGGGCACCGCCAAAACCTTGCTCGCCCGCTCGGTCTCCGCCGTGATGGATCTCGAATACCGGCGTATTCAATTCACGCCCGACCTGATGCCGGGCGACGTGCTGGGCATCAATCTCTTCAATTTCCAGACCAATCAGTTCCATTTGACAAAAGGCCCGGTCTTCACGGACATCCTGCTCGCCGACGAGATCAACCGCGCACCGCCGAAGACGCAATCGGCTCTGCTGCAGGCCATGAACGAGCGGATCGTGACGATCGACGGCACCGACTATTCCCTGGGGCCGGATTTCTTCGTGCTTGCCACGCAGAACCCCATCGAGCAGCAGGGCACGTATCCCTTGCCCGAGGCGCAGCTCGACCGCTTCCTCTTTAAACTCGTCGTCGATTTTCCGGACCGCAATACGGAAATCGCCATTCTGGCGAAACATGCGGGCCAGGCGCTCAATACGGATGTGCGCAATGCCGGTATCCAGCCGCTCGTATCGAGCGCCATTCTCGCCGAAGGGCGTAGGCTGATCGACGGCATCCATCTTGACAGCACCATCCTGACCTATGTGGTCGATCTCGTGCGCGCCACACGCTCAGATCCGGATATTCTTCACGGCGCATCGACACGTGCAGCCGACGCTCTTGCATCGGCGGTTCGGGTGCGGGCCGCTTTCGAGGGTCGGGACTACGGCCTGCCCGACGATGTGCAGGCCTTGCTCGTGCCGGCCCTGCGCCATCGCATCGTTCTTTCCCCCGCGGCGGAAATCGACGGCCGCACGGCGGACGACGTGCTTCGCAACATCAAGAACCGCGTGGATGCACCCCGGTAA
- a CDS encoding DUF58 domain-containing protein: MRPSSYLIALVLLLTAVTVVASVWWPDASFVLLCLWVAIAAITVCDLMLSVLSNRMNIEFDLPPQGFVGHPAKFSIDISRRRGALPAEIETRLDLAPELVASDGKLSRASAGDGGGHIKASMSLHLTRRGQYAVNNLWLKWQSRLKLLDIIVRVPVKRDITVAPDISPVLSGAIKTQILPLEAGQKDLRLRGEGSEFHQLREFATGMDPRSMDWKRSARMRNLVVREMRAERNHQIILCVDSGRLMAEQLAGLPKLDRAINAALAMCWAAGLAGDLVGFYSFDSRPRLIVPALPGRSAFPRLQTVCAKLRYETQESNHTLGLTHLSGRLKRRSLIVIFSDFVDSITAELMIENIQVLARHHFIVYVALRDPAITKFAEPEEMTLETVARSVAARQILQERRAVLEKLARLGVLCLDSTPEALTSDLVARYIEIKSREMI; encoded by the coding sequence ATGCGGCCATCATCCTACCTGATCGCCCTGGTGCTCCTTTTGACTGCGGTAACGGTCGTTGCCAGCGTGTGGTGGCCGGATGCGAGTTTCGTACTTTTGTGCCTGTGGGTCGCGATCGCCGCGATAACGGTCTGCGATCTCATGCTGTCGGTGCTTTCCAACCGGATGAATATCGAGTTCGACCTGCCGCCGCAGGGTTTCGTCGGCCACCCCGCGAAATTTTCGATCGACATATCGCGGCGAAGGGGGGCGCTGCCTGCCGAGATCGAGACGCGCCTCGATCTCGCGCCCGAACTCGTCGCCAGCGACGGTAAGCTGTCGCGCGCTTCGGCGGGGGACGGCGGCGGACACATCAAGGCCTCCATGAGCCTTCATTTGACACGGCGCGGACAATACGCGGTGAACAATCTCTGGCTCAAGTGGCAGTCTCGATTGAAGCTGCTCGATATCATCGTGCGCGTGCCGGTCAAACGAGACATCACCGTGGCGCCGGATATATCGCCCGTTCTGTCGGGGGCGATCAAGACGCAGATACTGCCGCTCGAGGCAGGTCAGAAAGATCTGCGGCTGCGCGGCGAAGGATCGGAGTTCCATCAGCTGCGCGAATTCGCAACGGGCATGGACCCGCGCAGCATGGATTGGAAGCGCTCCGCCCGCATGCGCAATCTCGTTGTGCGCGAAATGCGGGCTGAGCGAAACCATCAGATCATTTTATGCGTCGATTCCGGGCGGCTGATGGCCGAACAGCTCGCGGGGCTTCCCAAGCTCGATCGCGCCATCAATGCGGCTCTTGCGATGTGCTGGGCAGCCGGGCTGGCCGGAGATCTGGTCGGCTTTTACAGCTTCGACAGCCGCCCGCGTCTGATCGTGCCCGCTTTGCCCGGGCGCTCCGCCTTTCCGCGGCTGCAGACGGTCTGCGCGAAGCTGCGCTATGAGACCCAGGAATCCAACCATACGCTCGGGCTGACGCATCTCTCGGGACGACTGAAAAGACGTTCGCTGATCGTGATCTTCTCCGACTTCGTCGATAGCATCACGGCGGAGCTGATGATCGAGAATATCCAGGTGCTCGCGCGGCACCATTTCATCGTCTACGTCGCGCTCCGTGACCCGGCGATCACGAAGTTCGCCGAGCCCGAGGAGATGACGCTCGAGACCGTCGCCCGTTCGGTCGCGGCGCGCCAGATCCTGCAGGAAAGGCGCGCCGTGCTGGAGAAATTGGCGCGCCTCGGCGTGCTCTGCCTCGATAGCACACCGGAAGCCCTTACCTCGGACCTGGTTGCCCGCTATATCGAAATCAAATCCCGCGAGATGATATGA
- a CDS encoding stage II sporulation protein M translates to MTDIGIDDRIDMGAKPDTAAAQTDTLRSARFRMERESHWRQLDQLVTRAEKGGASELSYDEIRNLAAGYRQAMNSLSVARDISLDRALIAYLESLCARAYLVVYAPQESLGGLTARLLIRGIPQAVRRSALPLFIGFLALILGAAAGYRLCASDPSWFYTFVPPEMADQRTPDASVEYLRSTLYGDERHDSDKLASFSTFLFSHNTTIVILIFTLGIFVSVPSFALTFYNGLILGAFFAMFYQKGLGYDVFAWLSIHGVTELAAISIACAGGARLGLAVLLPGARSRREALRHQAHDAIKLAILAAFMLVVAAFIEGFLRQLIQDPTLRLTIGWGMGLFWMVWLLFSGRERKPSGEPAR, encoded by the coding sequence ATGACAGATATCGGCATCGATGACAGGATCGACATGGGTGCGAAGCCGGACACGGCGGCGGCGCAAACCGACACGCTGCGCTCGGCGCGGTTTCGGATGGAGCGGGAAAGTCACTGGCGCCAGCTTGACCAGTTGGTGACGCGAGCGGAGAAAGGGGGTGCATCGGAGCTGAGCTACGACGAGATCCGCAATCTCGCCGCGGGATACAGGCAGGCGATGAATTCGCTGAGCGTGGCGCGCGACATTTCTCTCGACCGCGCGCTGATTGCCTATCTCGAAAGCTTGTGCGCCCGCGCCTATCTGGTGGTCTATGCGCCGCAGGAAAGCCTCGGCGGACTGACTGCACGCCTGCTGATCCGCGGAATCCCGCAGGCGGTACGGCGTTCGGCGCTGCCGCTGTTCATCGGCTTCCTGGCACTTATTTTGGGGGCCGCGGCCGGATATAGGCTTTGTGCGAGCGACCCCAGCTGGTTCTACACCTTCGTGCCGCCCGAAATGGCGGATCAACGCACGCCTGACGCGTCGGTCGAGTACCTTCGGTCTACGCTCTATGGCGATGAGCGGCACGATAGCGACAAGCTGGCGTCTTTCTCGACCTTCCTCTTTTCGCATAACACCACGATCGTCATCCTGATTTTCACGCTCGGCATCTTCGTCTCGGTGCCGAGTTTTGCGCTGACCTTCTACAACGGTCTGATTTTGGGAGCGTTCTTTGCGATGTTCTACCAAAAGGGGCTGGGATACGACGTGTTTGCCTGGCTCTCGATCCACGGGGTTACCGAACTCGCAGCCATTTCCATCGCCTGTGCCGGTGGGGCGCGGCTGGGCTTGGCCGTGCTTCTGCCGGGCGCACGAAGCCGCCGGGAGGCTTTGCGGCATCAGGCGCACGATGCCATCAAGCTCGCCATCCTGGCGGCGTTTATGCTTGTCGTTGCAGCCTTCATCGAGGGATTTCTCCGGCAGCTCATACAGGATCCGACGCTGCGCCTGACGATCGGTTGGGGAATGGGCCTTTTCTGGATGGTCTGGCTGCTGTTTTCGGGTCGCGAACGCAAACCCTCAGGTGAGCCCGCACGATGA
- a CDS encoding RDD family protein, with the protein MSQELQGDKRVEQFIPPEGVPIHLAVASLGARLGAQCLDLLFTFIVVFVCAVVIIFSGFLSSQAEIMLVILMAFLFRTPYYILSELIWNGRTLGKRITGIRVVNINGRRLTPHQVTARNLMKEVEIFTPLTLIFSIGSMHMLESGFTILWLVIIIIVPLANRRRQRLGDIIAGTLVVDNPRSVLLADLAVSSPSALSSQAGFEFLPEHLDVYGKYELQTLEDVLRDPTKGPSNEETIQIVRTIVRKIRYDDPVKPGQELLFLSAFYRAQREHLETLRLFGTRRENKFHSDSKDPGIIGPAV; encoded by the coding sequence ATGAGCCAGGAACTTCAAGGCGACAAGCGCGTCGAACAGTTCATCCCACCCGAAGGCGTTCCGATCCATCTGGCGGTCGCCTCGCTCGGGGCGCGGCTTGGCGCGCAATGTCTCGACCTGCTGTTTACTTTCATCGTCGTATTTGTTTGCGCCGTCGTGATCATTTTCAGCGGCTTCCTGTCATCCCAAGCTGAGATAATGCTCGTCATCCTGATGGCGTTTCTGTTTCGCACGCCCTACTACATCCTTTCCGAGCTCATCTGGAATGGCCGCACGCTTGGAAAGAGGATAACCGGCATCCGCGTGGTCAATATAAATGGCCGCCGCCTCACCCCGCATCAGGTCACCGCCCGCAACCTGATGAAGGAGGTGGAGATTTTCACGCCCTTGACGCTGATATTTTCCATCGGGTCCATGCATATGCTGGAGTCCGGTTTTACGATCCTGTGGCTTGTCATCATCATAATTGTCCCCTTGGCAAATCGCCGGCGGCAGAGGCTCGGTGACATCATCGCGGGAACTCTCGTGGTTGATAATCCACGCTCCGTATTGCTGGCCGATCTTGCGGTATCCAGTCCCTCGGCCCTGTCGTCGCAGGCAGGATTCGAGTTCCTGCCGGAACATCTCGATGTCTATGGCAAATACGAGCTGCAGACGCTGGAAGACGTGCTTCGCGATCCGACGAAGGGTCCCAGCAATGAGGAAACCATCCAAATCGTGCGAACGATCGTCAGGAAGATTCGTTACGACGATCCGGTAAAGCCGGGCCAGGAGCTGCTTTTCCTGAGCGCCTTCTACCGTGCTCAGCGTGAGCATCTGGAAACGCTGAGGCTCTTCGGGACGCGCCGCGAAAACAAGTTCCACAGCGACAGCAAAGATCCGGGAATCATTGGACCTGCCGTCTAG
- a CDS encoding CBS domain-containing protein, whose translation MQVNAAMTRDVRVANPNHSIREAATMMADLDAGIIPVGEHDRLVGMITDRDIAVRAVAQGKGPETRIGDVMSAEVKYCFEDDEVDEVMTNLGDLQLRRLPVLNRDKRLVGILSLGDIAVSMEDGSAGLALAEISRPGGAHSQT comes from the coding sequence ATGCAAGTGAACGCAGCAATGACACGTGACGTGCGCGTCGCAAATCCCAACCATTCCATTCGCGAAGCTGCAACCATGATGGCCGATCTCGATGCCGGCATTATCCCCGTCGGAGAGCATGACAGGCTCGTGGGCATGATCACGGACCGCGACATCGCGGTACGCGCAGTCGCGCAAGGGAAAGGACCGGAAACCAGGATCGGCGACGTGATGTCGGCAGAAGTCAAATATTGCTTCGAGGACGATGAGGTCGACGAGGTGATGACGAACCTGGGCGATCTTCAGCTGCGGCGGCTACCCGTTCTCAATCGGGACAAGCGACTGGTCGGCATACTCTCGCTCGGCGATATTGCCGTTTCCATGGAGGACGGATCTGCAGGCCTTGCGCTTGCCGAAATATCCAGACCCGGAGGAGCACATTCGCAAACCTGA